CGCCGTCGGTCAGCTTGGTGTCGATGCCGTCGAGGAAGCGGACGTCCTCGTCGTTCAGGTAGACGTTGACGAAGCGGCGCAGCTGCTCCCCGTTCGCCTTGTCGATGAGTCGGTCCTGGATGCCCGCGTGCCGGGTCTCGAGGTCGGCGAAGAGCTTGGCGAGGGTGTCCCCGTTGCCCTCCACCGCCTTCTGGCCGTCGGTGTACTGGCGGAGGATGGTCGGGATGCGGACCTCGATGGCCATGGCTGAGGGCTCCTGTCGGAAGGTGTCGTGGGTTCGGTCAGGCGCGCGGCGGCACGCGGCAGCCCGCCGCGGCTCACGGCCGTACGGCGGCGGCGGAAGTCAACAGATGGCGCTGTTCAGCCTGCACAGGTCGACGTGCAGGCGCGCCACGAGCAGCGTGCCCGGCGCCTTTTCGCTCACGTCGAGAAGAACCATGGGCTCATCGTATCGATTCCCGGTCCACCCCTCGGAGTGTGATCTCACCCTGCGGACATGATTCATCCGGTATGCGGGATACGGCCCCGGGGTCAGTACGCCTCCACGACCTTGACCTCCTCCTCCGTCACCTCTCCGTCCAGGATGCGGAACGACCGGAACTGGAAGTCGCCGGCGCCGTCGGTGTCCGCCGTGGAGACCAGGACGTAGTGGGCGCCGGGTTCGTTGGCGTAGGTGATGTCGGTGCGGGAGGGGTAGGCCTCGGTGGCGGTGTGGGAGTGGTAGATGACCACCGGCTCCTCGTCGCGGTCGTCCATCTCGCGGTAGAGCTTCAGCAGGTCCTGGGAGTCGAACTCGTAGAAGGTCGGGGAGCGGGCGGCGTTCAGCATCGGGACGAACCGCTCGGGGCGGCCCTCGCCCACCGGGCCGGCCACCACGCCGCACGCCTCGTCGGGGTGGTCCTCGCGCGCGTGGGCGACGATCTGGTCGTACAGGGCCTGGGTGATGGTCAGCATGCGGCCAAGGATAAGCAGAGGGGCCGGCCCGTACCGATGGGTGGTACGGACCGGCCCGAATGCCGGACATCCTGAGCGGCGGACGCGCTGGGGTGCCACGAGCACCCCGTGCGGCCGGACGTCCATGGTGCGCGTGAACGCGCTGGTCAGCGACTGGCGGCCGGTGCGGCTGTCAGACGATCTTCTCCATCTCCGGCTCGTCGCGCCGCTCGGTCACCGCCGGGTTGCGGCTCTTGAGCACCGCCCAGCCGATGCCGAGCGCGGCGGCCCAGCCGGCCATCACGTACAGGCAGATGCGGGCGTCGGCGTCGATGGCGATCAGGCAGGTGACGAAGAGCAGGAAGGC
This region of Streptomyces ambofaciens ATCC 23877 genomic DNA includes:
- a CDS encoding MoaD/ThiS family protein — its product is MAIEVRIPTILRQYTDGQKAVEGNGDTLAKLFADLETRHAGIQDRLIDKANGEQLRRFVNVYLNDEDVRFLDGIDTKLTDGDSITILPAVAGGMA
- a CDS encoding putative leader peptide, with the translated sequence MVLLDVSEKAPGTLLVARLHVDLCRLNSAIC
- a CDS encoding Mov34/MPN/PAD-1 family protein, producing the protein MLTITQALYDQIVAHAREDHPDEACGVVAGPVGEGRPERFVPMLNAARSPTFYEFDSQDLLKLYREMDDRDEEPVVIYHSHTATEAYPSRTDITYANEPGAHYVLVSTADTDGAGDFQFRSFRILDGEVTEEEVKVVEAY